A single Primulina eburnea isolate SZY01 chromosome 11, ASM2296580v1, whole genome shotgun sequence DNA region contains:
- the LOC140804912 gene encoding LOW QUALITY PROTEIN: beta-hexosaminidase 3-like (The sequence of the model RefSeq protein was modified relative to this genomic sequence to represent the inferred CDS: deleted 1 base in 1 codon), whose protein sequence is MERKWLQIVFVWFLVYFLVKSALIAADINRLNIWPMPKSVSYGHRLLYFSNNFELKTEGTKYADASGILKDAFTRTVDTITLDHVIEANVSHYDPSLVLKGIHVVIFSSSDVLQHGIDESYKLNIPTKGNSLYARIEAQTVYGALHGLQTFSQVCYFNLTSRGIVVHQVPWNIIDEPRFSYRGLLIDTSRHYLTLPTIKKVIDSMTYAKLNVLHWHIVDSQSFPLEIPSYPQLWQGAYSISERYTIDDAAEIVSYAQRRGINVLAEIDVPGHALSWGVGYPALWPSSDCKEPLDVSNEFTFKLIDGILSDFSKIFKYRFVHLGGDEVNTSCWLLTPHVRNWLKKNNLNSSEAYQYFVLRAQKIALSHGYEIINWEETFNNFGSKLSRKTVVHNWLGSGVARRVVEAGLRCIVSNQDKWYLDHLDALWPGFYMNEPLTNITDPKQQALVLGGEVCMWGEHIDGSDIEQTIWPRAAAAAERLWTPYDKIAKDPKQVVGRLAHFRCLLNQRGVAAAPLAGPGRVAPEEPGSCYKQ, encoded by the exons ATGGAGAGAAAGTGGCTACAGATTGTATTTGTTTGGTTTTTGGtatattttcttgtaaaatcgGCCCTGATTGCTGCTGATATCAACCGACTGAACATATGGCCAATGCCGAAATCGGTGAGCTATGGACATCGGCTTCTCTATTTCAGCAACAATTTCGAGCTGAAAACCGAAGGGACAAAGTATGCTGATGCTTCTGGGATTCTCAAGGATGCATTCACGAGGACA GTTGATACCATAACATTAGATCATGTCATTGAAGCCAATGTTTCCCATTATGATCCCTCTTTGGTGCTGAAAGGGATTCATGTGGTTATCTTTTCGTCTTCTGACGTG TTACAACATGGTATTGATGAGTCATACAAGCTAAATATCCCAACGAAGGGAAATTCACTTTATGCACGAATTGAG GCACAAACCGTGTATGGAGCATTGCATGGTCTTCAG ACATTTAGCCAAGTCTGCTATTTTAACTTGACGTCTAGAGGAATCGTAGTCCATCAGGTTCCATGGAATATCATTGATGAGCCAAGGTTCTCGTATCGAGGACTTTTGATCG ATACATCCAGGCATTATCTGACGCTACCAACTATAAAGAAGGTTATTGATTCCATGACTTACGCCAAGTTG AATGTGCTACATTGGCACATTGTAGATTCGCAATCTTTTCCTCTCGAGATACCTTCCTATCCACAGCTGTGGCAAGGCGCGTATTCCATCTCAGAAAGGTATACAATTGATGATGCAGCAGAGATTGTAAG TTATGCTCAAAGACGAGGAATTAATGTATTGGCTGAAATAGACGTTCCAGGACACGCTCTCTCCTG GGGGGTTGGCTATCCAGCTCTGTGGCCATCATCGGATTGTAAAGAGCCCCTTGATGTGAGCAATGAGTTTACCTTCAAGTTGATAGATGGGATTCTATCAG ATTTCAGTAAGATCTTCAAGTATAGATTTGTTCATCTGGGAGGTGACGAAGTGAATACCA GTTGCTGGCTGTTAACTCCTCATGTGAGAAATTG GTTAAAGAAAAACAATCTGAACAGTTCCGAGGCGTATCAGTATTTCGTGCTGAGAGCACAGAAGATAGCTTTATCCCATGGATATGAAATCATAAACTG GGAGGAGACGTTTAACAACTTCGGCAGTAAACTAAGCCGGAAAACAGTTGTTCATAATTG GCTAGGGAGTGGTGTTGCTCGAAGGGTGGTTGAAGCTGGATTGCGATGTATAGTGAGTAATCAAGACAAGTGGTATCTGGATCATTTGGATGCCCTCTGGCCTGGTTTCTACATGAATGAGCCGCTGACGAATATCACAGATCCGAAGCAACAAGCTTTGGTTCTTGGAGGGGAGGTGTGTATGTGGGGGGAACATATTGATGGATCCGACATCGAGCAAACCATATGGCCGcgcgctgctgctgctgcag AGAGGCTATGGACACCTTACGACAAGATAGCCAAGGATCCGAAGCAAGTGGTGGGTCGGTTGGCGCATTTCAGGTGTCTCCTGAACCAGAGGGGAGTGGCTGCAGCTCCGTTGGCAGGTCCGGGTAGGGTGGCACCGGAAGAGCCTGGTTCCTGTTATAAGCAATAA